From Streptomyces sp. NBC_00683, one genomic window encodes:
- the treZ gene encoding malto-oligosyltrehalose trehalohydrolase — MRFEVWAPRTESAVLRTAGGRQPMERDPLREGWWTAEAEAADGDRYGFVLDDGPVLPDPRSRRQPDGPDGESAVVDPAAYAWRNEWAGRGLPGAVLYELHIGTFTEAGTFDAAAERLGHLVELGITHVSLMPVCPFPGTHGWGYEGVSLWAVHEPYGGPDGLKRFVDTAHGLGLAVVLDVVHNHLGPSGNYLPAFGPYFTDTHHTPWGSAVNLDAPGSDEVRSYLLGSALAWLRDYRLDGLRLDAVHALADGRALTFLEELSGAVDALAAELGRPLSLIAESDLCDPRTTTPREEGGLGLHAQWNDDFHHCLHTALTGESKGYYADFASAPLAALAKTVTSAFFHNGTYSSFRGRTHGRPVDVTRAPAHRFVGYAQTHDQIGNRALGDRLAATLSPGLQACAAALVLTGPFTPMLFMGEEWGARTPWQFFTDHTDAELARAVRDGRRREFAAHGWAEEDIPDPQDPLTRARSCLDWSEPEREPHARVQAWYRELIALRGAMPDLSDPDLASVRTAYDEEARWLAFRRGDLRVAVNLSGKPATIALGGGRHRTGGGRVLAAWDPVDAPGGDGLLHLPPESCVILADD, encoded by the coding sequence ATGCGTTTCGAGGTGTGGGCCCCGCGAACCGAGTCGGCCGTGCTGCGGACCGCGGGCGGGCGGCAGCCCATGGAGCGCGATCCGCTGCGGGAGGGCTGGTGGACGGCCGAGGCCGAGGCGGCCGACGGTGACCGCTACGGCTTCGTGCTGGACGACGGTCCCGTGCTCCCCGATCCGCGTTCGCGCCGCCAGCCGGACGGTCCCGACGGCGAGAGCGCGGTCGTGGACCCGGCCGCGTACGCCTGGCGCAACGAGTGGGCAGGGCGGGGGCTGCCGGGCGCGGTCCTGTACGAGCTGCACATCGGTACGTTCACCGAGGCGGGTACGTTCGACGCCGCGGCCGAGCGCCTCGGGCATCTCGTGGAGCTCGGTATCACCCATGTGTCGCTGATGCCCGTCTGCCCCTTCCCCGGAACCCATGGCTGGGGGTACGAGGGGGTGTCGCTGTGGGCGGTGCACGAGCCGTACGGCGGCCCGGACGGGCTGAAGCGCTTTGTCGACACGGCGCACGGCCTGGGTCTCGCGGTCGTCCTGGACGTGGTCCACAACCACCTCGGCCCCTCGGGCAACTACCTCCCGGCCTTCGGCCCGTACTTCACCGATACGCACCACACGCCCTGGGGCTCGGCCGTCAACCTCGACGCCCCTGGCTCGGACGAGGTCCGCTCGTACCTGCTGGGCAGCGCGCTCGCCTGGCTGCGGGACTACCGGCTGGACGGGCTGCGCCTGGACGCCGTCCACGCGCTGGCCGACGGCCGCGCGCTCACCTTCCTGGAGGAGCTGTCCGGGGCCGTCGACGCCCTGGCCGCCGAGCTCGGCCGGCCGCTCTCCCTGATCGCCGAGTCCGACCTCTGCGACCCTCGCACGACCACCCCGCGCGAGGAGGGCGGCCTCGGGCTGCACGCCCAGTGGAACGACGACTTCCACCACTGTCTGCACACCGCGCTCACCGGCGAGTCCAAGGGCTACTACGCCGACTTCGCCTCCGCCCCGCTGGCCGCGCTCGCCAAGACCGTCACCAGTGCGTTCTTCCACAACGGTACGTACTCGAGCTTCCGGGGCCGTACGCACGGCCGTCCCGTCGACGTCACCCGCGCCCCCGCCCACCGCTTCGTCGGCTACGCCCAGACCCACGACCAGATCGGCAACCGGGCCCTCGGCGACCGGCTCGCCGCCACCCTCTCACCCGGGCTCCAGGCCTGCGCGGCGGCCCTCGTGCTCACCGGCCCCTTCACCCCGATGCTCTTCATGGGTGAGGAGTGGGGCGCCCGCACACCGTGGCAGTTCTTCACCGACCACACCGACGCGGAGCTCGCCCGGGCCGTACGCGACGGCAGACGGCGTGAGTTCGCGGCGCACGGCTGGGCCGAGGAGGACATCCCCGACCCGCAGGACCCGCTCACCCGCGCCCGCTCCTGCCTCGACTGGAGCGAACCCGAGCGCGAACCGCACGCCCGCGTCCAGGCCTGGTACCGCGAGCTGATCGCGCTGCGCGGGGCCATGCCCGACCTCTCCGATCCCGATCTGGCCTCCGTCAGGACGGCGTACGACGAGGAGGCGCGCTGGCTGGCGTTCCGCAGGGGCGATCTGCGGGTCGCGGTCAACCTCTCCGGGAAGCCGGCCACCATCGCGCTGGGCGGCGGCCGTCACCGCACCGGCGGGGGCAGGGTGCTGGCCGCCTGGGATCCGGTGGACGCACCGGGCGGCGACGGGCTGCTGCACCTGCCGCCGGAGTCGTGCGTGATTCTGGCCGACGACTGA
- a CDS encoding aldo/keto reductase — MKQRFLGRSGLRVSELCLGAMTFGQDTDEASAHRILDVFTEAGGTFIDTADVYHRGVSEEIVGRWLKGRRRDDLVVATKVFGTMGEAPNAGGLSRKHIVSAVEASLRRLGTEYIDLYQTHVWDATTPVEETLSTLDTLVTSGKVRYLGASNLSASQLQRAQDLAGRNGWERYVSLQPLYNLLARELEWELVPVSLAEGVGIIPWSPLQGGWLTGKYRRGMTAAAPGTREARYQEELGREAWRERDNEETWRVVEALVAVAEEAGRTPAQVALRWLLGRPGVTAPIIGARTVEQLTDNLGAVGWDLTPEQETRLDEASARPLPYPYDVLHRFRDREPQD, encoded by the coding sequence ATGAAGCAGCGATTCCTCGGCCGTTCGGGGCTGCGCGTCAGCGAGCTCTGCCTGGGGGCCATGACCTTCGGCCAGGACACCGACGAGGCGAGCGCCCACCGGATCCTGGACGTCTTCACGGAGGCGGGCGGGACGTTCATCGACACCGCGGACGTCTATCACCGCGGTGTCTCCGAGGAGATCGTCGGCCGCTGGCTGAAGGGCCGCAGGCGGGACGATCTGGTCGTCGCCACCAAGGTGTTCGGGACGATGGGCGAGGCGCCCAACGCGGGCGGGCTGAGCCGGAAGCACATCGTGTCGGCCGTGGAGGCGAGCCTGCGGCGGCTCGGCACGGAGTACATCGACCTCTACCAGACCCATGTGTGGGACGCCACGACGCCCGTCGAGGAGACCCTCTCGACGCTCGACACCCTGGTGACGTCGGGAAAGGTGCGCTACCTCGGCGCGAGCAACCTGTCCGCCTCCCAGCTCCAGCGCGCGCAGGACCTGGCCGGGCGCAACGGCTGGGAGCGCTATGTGAGCCTCCAGCCGCTCTACAACCTGCTGGCCCGCGAGCTGGAGTGGGAGCTCGTCCCGGTGAGCCTGGCGGAGGGCGTCGGCATCATCCCCTGGAGCCCGCTCCAGGGCGGCTGGCTGACCGGTAAGTACCGGCGGGGCATGACGGCCGCGGCGCCCGGCACCCGCGAGGCCCGCTACCAGGAGGAGCTCGGCCGCGAGGCCTGGCGGGAGCGGGACAACGAGGAGACCTGGCGGGTCGTCGAGGCGCTGGTCGCGGTCGCCGAGGAGGCGGGGCGCACCCCCGCGCAGGTGGCGCTGCGCTGGCTCCTCGGCCGCCCCGGCGTGACCGCACCGATCATCGGGGCCCGCACGGTCGAGCAGCTGACCGACAATCTGGGTGCCGTGGGCTGGGACCTGACGCCGGAACAGGAGACGCGGCTGGACGAGGCCAGCGCACGTCCGCTGCCCTACCCGTACGACGTGCTGCACCGCTTCCGCGACCGTGAGCCGCAGGACTGA
- a CDS encoding aminopeptidase P family protein yields the protein MSSPDQPVPFTADDYRARMTRAAESADAAGLAGVLVAPGPDLVHLTGYRPTAATERLTLLVIRAGHDPVLVVPALEAADAERAVGAPVLTLRDWTDAADPYALTAELLGDKGRFGVSDNAWALHLLALQELLPATSYASLTAALPMLRAVKDAAELERLAAAGAAADATYEQILKVRFSGRKETDVAADLSALLVEFGHSQVDFTVVGSGPNGANPHHEAGERTIEQGDMVVLDFGGLKHGYGSDTSRTVHVGAPTAEEQRVHDVVREAQEAGFRAVRPGVACQEIDRAARAVVTEFGYGERFIHRTGHGIGVTTHEPPYMIEGEEQPLVPGMCFSVEPGIYLPGRFGVRIEDIVTVTEDGGRRLNNTPRELAVVD from the coding sequence ATGTCCAGCCCCGACCAGCCCGTACCTTTCACCGCCGACGACTACAGGGCCCGGATGACCCGGGCGGCCGAGTCCGCCGACGCCGCAGGCCTCGCGGGCGTCCTCGTGGCGCCGGGCCCCGACCTGGTCCACCTCACCGGATACCGGCCGACCGCCGCCACCGAACGCCTCACCCTGCTCGTCATCAGGGCGGGCCACGACCCCGTCCTCGTCGTCCCGGCCCTGGAGGCCGCCGACGCCGAGCGTGCCGTCGGCGCCCCCGTCCTCACCCTGCGGGACTGGACCGACGCGGCGGACCCCTACGCCCTGACCGCCGAACTGCTCGGCGACAAGGGCCGGTTCGGGGTCAGTGACAACGCCTGGGCGCTGCACCTGCTCGCGCTGCAGGAGCTCCTTCCCGCCACCTCGTACGCCTCCCTCACCGCCGCCCTGCCGATGCTGCGCGCGGTCAAGGACGCAGCCGAGCTGGAACGGCTCGCCGCGGCGGGGGCCGCGGCCGACGCCACGTACGAACAGATCCTGAAGGTCCGCTTCTCCGGCCGGAAGGAGACCGACGTCGCCGCGGATCTCTCCGCCCTGCTCGTCGAATTCGGCCATTCGCAGGTCGACTTCACCGTCGTCGGCTCCGGCCCGAACGGCGCCAACCCGCACCACGAGGCCGGGGAGCGCACCATCGAGCAGGGCGACATGGTCGTCCTCGACTTCGGCGGCCTCAAGCACGGCTACGGCTCGGACACCTCCCGTACGGTGCACGTCGGCGCACCCACCGCGGAGGAGCAGCGGGTGCACGACGTCGTACGGGAGGCGCAGGAGGCGGGCTTCCGCGCGGTGCGGCCCGGCGTCGCCTGCCAGGAGATCGACCGGGCGGCGCGCGCCGTCGTCACCGAGTTCGGCTACGGCGAGCGCTTCATCCACCGCACCGGCCACGGCATCGGTGTCACCACCCATGAGCCGCCCTACATGATCGAGGGCGAGGAGCAGCCGCTGGTGCCCGGCATGTGCTTCTCGGTGGAGCCCGGCATCTACCTCCCGGGCCGCTTCGGCGTCCGGATCGAGGACATCGTCACCGTCACCGAGGACGGCGGCCGGCGGCTCAACAACACCCCGCGCGAACTGGCGGTCGTCGACTGA
- a CDS encoding MarR family winged helix-turn-helix transcriptional regulator, which yields MSESPECGPDGAVPSEAMERGSRPPGLLALPSYLASHVGRIGHDALVASVGEYDLRLPHFATLTALADFGPLPQHVLAERLGFQRSHLGGYLDLVEERGLVYRARDKADRRRQVVGLTEEGAALQRRLLKVAEESQEAFLACLSPAERETLTALLRRMLDADDRAGGPAAGARTK from the coding sequence ATGAGCGAATCCCCCGAGTGCGGGCCCGACGGCGCAGTCCCTTCCGAGGCCATGGAGCGGGGCTCCCGCCCGCCGGGCCTGCTGGCGCTGCCCTCGTACCTCGCCAGCCATGTGGGGCGCATCGGCCATGACGCACTGGTCGCGTCCGTGGGCGAGTACGACCTGCGGCTGCCCCACTTCGCCACGCTGACCGCCCTCGCGGACTTCGGGCCGCTGCCGCAGCACGTGCTGGCGGAACGCCTGGGATTCCAGCGCAGCCACCTGGGGGGCTACCTCGACCTCGTCGAGGAGCGCGGCCTGGTGTACCGGGCCCGGGACAAGGCGGACCGGCGGCGGCAGGTGGTCGGTCTGACGGAGGAAGGGGCCGCGCTCCAGCGCCGGTTGCTCAAGGTGGCCGAGGAGTCCCAGGAGGCGTTCCTGGCGTGCCTGTCACCCGCCGAACGCGAGACGCTGACCGCGCTGCTCCGGCGCATGCTGGACGCCGACGACCGGGCGGGAGGCCCGGCGGCGGGCGCCCGGACGAAGTAG
- a CDS encoding MFS transporter, whose amino-acid sequence MLLIRRSARTPAQPPTADPRRRTAAPFAALLLAVLSFSLMQTMVVPALPGLQREFNASATAVSWVLSSFLLTASVATALLGRVGDMFGKRRVLLASLTVFAAGTLLAALSDSLGPLIAARAVQGVGSAAFPLAFGIVRDQFPRERVPAAIGLISSTFGIGFGIGLVIPGPLVDALNWHWIFWTGLIVILAGIAAVAAFVQELPVRSPGRIDWGGVVLLSAGIVALLIAISQGRSWGWTSGGIIALFAAAVVLLVAFTYVEKKVREPLIDIELLRRPAVLSSHVTALVIGFGMYGAFTLVPLLAQTPAEAGYGFGASVTESGLFMVPMAVTMLIAGPLAGRIGAAAGWKLPLVLACLIGVAGFVVYATAHDSEWAMYAGSAVLGTGVGFAFAALANLVVSAVDRNRTGEATGINTVMRTVGGSLGAQIAASLVAARTVPGTRLPAESGYTTAFAMSAIALAVAALVALAGPGALWRTATPPVTNPGEGPSTA is encoded by the coding sequence GTGCTATTAATTCGACGCTCCGCCCGCACCCCTGCCCAACCGCCGACGGCGGACCCACGACGCCGCACCGCGGCACCTTTCGCGGCCCTCCTCCTCGCCGTGCTGTCCTTCTCGCTGATGCAGACGATGGTCGTCCCGGCGCTCCCCGGCCTCCAGCGCGAGTTCAACGCCTCCGCGACCGCCGTCTCCTGGGTTCTCAGCTCCTTCCTGCTCACCGCTTCGGTGGCCACCGCGCTGCTCGGCCGGGTGGGCGACATGTTCGGCAAACGGCGGGTGCTCCTCGCGAGCCTCACCGTCTTCGCGGCCGGCACTCTGCTGGCCGCGCTGTCCGACTCGCTCGGGCCGCTGATCGCGGCCCGCGCCGTCCAGGGCGTCGGCTCGGCCGCCTTCCCCCTGGCTTTCGGGATCGTGCGCGACCAGTTCCCGCGTGAGCGCGTGCCTGCGGCGATCGGCCTGATCTCGTCGACCTTCGGCATCGGCTTCGGCATCGGGCTCGTCATCCCCGGCCCCCTGGTGGATGCCCTGAACTGGCACTGGATCTTCTGGACCGGTCTCATCGTGATCCTGGCGGGCATCGCGGCCGTGGCCGCGTTCGTCCAGGAGCTCCCGGTCCGCTCCCCGGGCCGCATCGACTGGGGCGGCGTGGTGCTGCTGAGCGCCGGCATCGTGGCCCTGCTGATCGCCATCAGCCAGGGCAGGTCCTGGGGTTGGACGTCAGGCGGCATCATCGCCCTCTTCGCGGCGGCCGTCGTACTCCTCGTGGCCTTCACGTACGTCGAGAAGAAGGTCCGCGAGCCCCTGATCGACATCGAGCTGCTGCGCCGTCCCGCCGTCCTGTCCAGCCACGTCACGGCGCTCGTCATCGGTTTCGGCATGTACGGCGCGTTCACCCTCGTGCCGCTGCTCGCCCAGACGCCCGCCGAGGCCGGGTACGGCTTCGGGGCCTCCGTCACCGAGTCCGGACTGTTCATGGTCCCGATGGCCGTGACCATGCTGATCGCCGGCCCGCTCGCCGGACGGATCGGGGCCGCCGCGGGCTGGAAGCTGCCGCTGGTGCTCGCCTGCCTGATCGGGGTGGCCGGCTTCGTCGTCTACGCCACGGCCCACGACAGCGAGTGGGCGATGTACGCCGGCTCCGCGGTGCTCGGCACCGGTGTCGGGTTCGCCTTCGCGGCCCTGGCCAACCTGGTCGTCAGCGCGGTCGACCGGAACCGGACCGGAGAGGCGACCGGCATCAACACCGTCATGCGCACCGTCGGCGGTTCGCTCGGCGCGCAGATCGCGGCCTCCCTCGTGGCGGCCCGGACGGTCCCGGGCACCCGGCTGCCCGCCGAGTCCGGCTACACCACCGCCTTCGCGATGTCGGCGATCGCCCTGGCCGTGGCCGCCCTCGTGGCACTCGCCGGCCCGGGAGCACTGTGGCGCACGGCCACCCCACCCGTTACCAACCCGGGCGAAGGCCCGTCCACCGCCTAG
- a CDS encoding LLM class flavin-dependent oxidoreductase: MPDYGHNLLFGTVLMPSAGQAEEAVASAQAADRAGLDLVSVPDHPYRPGLLDAWTVLSFIAASTSRVRVFPNVASLPLRPPAVLARAAAGLDRLSGGRVELGIGAGAYWDSIAADGGTRRTPGEAVRATREAVEVIRALWTQGGSVHVDGEHYRLDGASSGPAPAHPVGIWIGAIGPRMLDLTGSVADGWLPSVPHVPPGRLAAGHRIIDEAAVRAGRPPDAVRRLYNLSPGPGGFPEGPPGAWPEQLAALALEHGTSAFLLPVQQPRLLELFAAEVAPATRELVSTARRSGTDTASGDRPRPSAEAAGSDLPHGRGGSPPERLSVRATPDDRVRRSAERLWDESTRPTGPAVDPDRRYARSAQEPARNLVAAHDRLRSDLDRLRHVVRQVLEDGADPGGARSGIQKLSVRRNSWALGAYCASYCQVTTLHHTREDQDLFPHLRRSEPLLAPVLDRLAEEHHAVRGVIDRLDRALVAFIGDGSGRDGLQAAVDLLADALLSHLAYEERELIEPMARFGTGW; encoded by the coding sequence ATGCCCGACTACGGACACAACCTGCTCTTCGGCACCGTGCTGATGCCGTCGGCCGGACAGGCCGAGGAAGCGGTCGCCTCGGCACAGGCCGCCGACCGGGCCGGCCTGGATCTGGTGAGCGTCCCGGACCATCCGTACCGGCCCGGTCTGCTCGACGCCTGGACGGTGCTCTCCTTCATCGCAGCGTCCACCTCCCGGGTGCGGGTCTTCCCCAACGTCGCCAGTCTGCCGCTGCGGCCGCCCGCCGTACTGGCCCGCGCCGCGGCCGGCCTGGACCGGCTCAGCGGCGGCCGGGTGGAGCTGGGGATCGGAGCGGGTGCCTACTGGGACTCCATCGCCGCCGACGGCGGGACGCGACGCACCCCCGGCGAGGCGGTGCGGGCGACCCGAGAGGCCGTCGAGGTCATCCGGGCGCTGTGGACCCAGGGCGGTAGCGTCCACGTCGACGGCGAGCACTACAGGCTCGACGGCGCGTCCTCCGGCCCCGCTCCCGCACACCCCGTCGGGATCTGGATCGGCGCGATCGGCCCCCGGATGCTGGACCTGACCGGGTCCGTCGCGGACGGCTGGCTGCCCAGCGTGCCGCACGTGCCGCCGGGGCGACTCGCGGCAGGACACCGGATCATCGACGAGGCAGCCGTCCGTGCGGGCAGGCCCCCGGACGCGGTGCGCCGCCTCTACAACCTCTCGCCGGGACCGGGCGGCTTCCCGGAGGGGCCGCCCGGGGCCTGGCCCGAGCAGCTCGCCGCACTGGCCCTGGAGCACGGGACGAGCGCCTTCCTGCTGCCCGTCCAACAGCCGCGCCTGCTCGAACTGTTCGCCGCCGAGGTGGCGCCGGCCACCCGGGAACTGGTGTCCACGGCACGCCGGAGCGGTACGGACACGGCGTCCGGCGACCGTCCGCGTCCCTCTGCGGAGGCTGCGGGCAGCGACCTGCCGCACGGGCGCGGAGGATCGCCGCCGGAACGCCTGTCCGTCCGTGCGACGCCCGACGACCGTGTGCGCCGGTCGGCCGAACGGCTGTGGGACGAGTCGACCCGCCCCACCGGGCCCGCCGTCGACCCCGATCGACGGTATGCACGCAGCGCCCAGGAGCCGGCCCGCAATCTGGTCGCCGCGCACGACCGGCTCCGCTCGGACCTGGACCGACTCCGCCACGTGGTGCGCCAGGTGCTGGAGGACGGTGCGGATCCCGGTGGGGCCAGGTCCGGGATCCAGAAGCTGAGCGTGCGCCGGAACAGCTGGGCGCTCGGCGCGTACTGCGCCTCCTACTGCCAGGTGACCACCCTGCACCACACACGGGAGGACCAGGACCTCTTCCCGCACCTGCGCCGGTCCGAGCCGCTCCTGGCACCGGTGCTCGACCGGCTGGCCGAGGAGCATCACGCCGTGCGGGGAGTCATCGACAGGCTCGACCGCGCGCTCGTCGCCTTCATCGGGGACGGTTCGGGCAGGGACGGCCTGCAGGCCGCCGTCGACCTGCTCGCGGACGCGCTGCTGTCCCATCTCGCCTACGAGGAGCGCGAACTGATCGAGCCGATGGCGCGGTTCGGCACCGGCTGGTGA